The Oncorhynchus mykiss isolate Arlee chromosome 28, USDA_OmykA_1.1, whole genome shotgun sequence genome includes a window with the following:
- the LOC110508363 gene encoding uncharacterized protein LOC110508363, translating to MDMPQRDCHSHTCSCHSSAIQALQSEVSQLKRDLKEGLVQLPHLSQRMDYLTSRCRQNRDRRPKTRPRTHHKPAGSRQSLTNTNSKIEDWISSDMDPSKSKGTDSVESDRSGIMLPFHSTPLGGRRGSSKPYSCSDGPVKPQSRKPLNTASEENRSLETSNLTHPSPPALWHSYKNFSYRSPPPPGDMENVYSKGRYPLSSQPLQKPLLQVNYGSSCSLPAGFKVREQQSVSHHRRRSTQSDSALLPSNVYFQQTFPPALSPPRTGVIASRHKVSRDEDINRTLDRAIEAARIMKRTTDRMAKSLSADLAKVELYRKLHGLHPLTGRNNTGS from the exons CCACACCTGTTCCTGTCACAG ttcggCCATCCAGGCCCTGCAGTCGGAGGTGTCCCAGCTGAAGAGAGACCTGAAGGAGGGTCTGGTCCAGCTGCCACACCTCTCCCAGAGGATGGATTATCTGACCTCCAGATGCAGgcagaacagagacagaagacCCAAGACCCGGCCCAGAACACACCACAAACCAGCAGGGAGCAGACAGAGTCTGACCAACACCAACTCCAAGATAGAAGACTGGATCTCCTCAGATATGGACCCCAGCAAGAGCAAAG GTACAGACAGTGTGGAGTCGGACCGGTCTGGGATCATGCTGCCATTCCACAGTACACCACTAGGTGGCAGGAGAGGAAGCAGCAAGCCCTACTCCTGCTCAGATGGACCAGTGAAACCCCAGAGCAGAAAACCCTTGAATACAG CATCAGAGGAGAACCGTTCTCTGGAGACCTCCAATCTCACCCATCCCAGTCCTCCAGCACTCTGGCACTCATACAAGAACTTCAGCTACAGATCTCCAC CACCACCAGGTGACATGGAGAATGTCTACTCTAAGGGCAggtatcctctctcctctcagcctctacAGAAGCCTCTGTTGCAAGTCAACTATGGCTCCTCCTGCAGTTTACCTGCAGG TTTCAAAGTGCGAGAGCAGCAGTCTGTCTCCCACCACCGGAGGCGCTCTACCCAGTCAGACTCAGCACTGCTGCCCAGCAACGTGTACTTTCAGCAGACCTTTCCCCCAGCTCTCAGCCCCCCCAGGACTGGGGTCATAGCCAGCAGGCACAAAGTCAGCAGG GATGAGGACATCAACAGGACATTGGACAGGGCTATCGAGGCAGCCCGCATTATGAAGAGGACCACTGATAGGATGGCCAAGAGCCTGTCAGCTGACCTTGCCAAGGTTGAGCTGTACAGGAAGTTACACGGCCTTCACCCATTGACAGGGAGGAACAATACTGGCTCATAA
- the prpf38b gene encoding pre-mRNA-splicing factor 38B: MANNTVAANQQQPQAVSRIGPNAGKHGNNLPLWGNEKTMNLNPMVLTNVLSSPYFKVQLYELKTYHEVVDEIYFKVTHVEPWEKGSRKTAGQTGMCGGVRGVGTGGIVSTAFCLLYKLFTIKMTRKQVMGLITHNDSPYIRALGFMYIRYTQPPADLVDWYDGFLDDEEELDVKAGGGCVMTIGEMVRSFLTKLEWFSTLFPRIPVPVQKLIDTQMKARPRKVPEKVEEPEEPPAEGRRRSRSPRPTPSPRRTPKRSRSRSHHRERERHGPSFDRELERERDRQRKERDSGDGKGEERERRRSRSADRTQERRERRRSRSGSRERKGEQKDREKDGQGGVENDRRKDREYHKDGGRERSKDKRSKGEAEDRRQKEERDERRGHREERKAKRSSRSASRERRHKKSIKRQVQEESRGGAEVGEEKEKSRKKQCSREGEQRSHKHSRSKERSHRPREPSNGKDHGKHGECKMSQSTER; the protein is encoded by the exons ATGGCCAACAACACTGTCGCCGCGAACCAACAGCAACCACAGGCCGTGAGCAGGATTGGCCCTAACGCTGGAAAACATGGCAACAACTTGCCTCTCTGGGGCAACGAAAAGACTATGAACTTGAACCCTATGGTCCTCACCAACGTTCTCTCATCTCCATATTTCAAAGTGCAGCTGTATGAATTGAAAACCTACCATGAGGTGGTGGATGAGATCTATTTCAAG GTTACTCATGTTGAGCCCTGGGAGAAAGGCAGTAGGAAGACTGCCGGACAGACTGGAATGTGCGGAGGG GTGCGGGGAGTTGGGACCGGCGGCATTGTGTCCACAGCCTTCTGCCTGCTGTATAAACTGTTTACCATCAAGATGACCCGTAAACAGGTGATGGGACTGATCACTCACAACGACTCACCCTACATCAGAGCACTTGGCTTTATGTACATAAG ATACACCCAGCCCCCTGCAGACCTGGTGGACTGGTATGATGGTTTCCTGGATGATGAGGAG GAGCTGGATGTGAAGGCCGGAGGTGGCTGCGTTATGACAATCGGAGAGATGGTCCGGTCGTTCCTCACCAAGCTAGAGTGGTTCTCCACTCTCTTTCCACGCATCCCGGTGCCCGTGCAGAAGCTGATCGACACGCAGATGAAGGCAAGGCCCCGGAAGGTTCCTGAGAAGGTAGAGGAGCCGGAGGAACCACCAGCGGAGGGCCGTAGACGCTCCAG GAGCCCCAGACCTACCCCGAGCCCCAGGAGGACTCCCAAACGGTCGAGGAGCCGGAGCCACCACCGCGAACGAGAGCGCCACGGCCCCAGCTTCGACCGCGAACTGGAGAGGGAACGCGACCGCCAGAGGAAAGAGCGGGACTCTGGGGacgggaaaggagaagagagggagaggcgtCGGTCCCGCAGCGCAGACCGTACCCAGGAGCGCCGGGAACGTCGCAGGAGCCGCAGCGGGAGCCGGGAACGCAAGGGAGAGcagaaagacagggagaaagatgGGCAGGGGGGTGTGGAGAATGACAGGAGGAAGGACAGGGAGTACCATAAAGATGGGGGCAGGGAGAGGTCCAAGGACAAGAGGAGCAagggagaggcagaggacaggagacaaaaagaagagagagatgagaggaggggtcacagggaggagaggaaggccaAGCGCTCCAGTCGGAGTGCAAGCAGGGAAAGGAGACACAAGAAGTCCATAAAGCGACAAGTCCAAGAAGAGAGCAGAGGTGGGGCTGAGgtaggggaggagaaggagaagagtagGAAGAAGCAGTGCAGCCGGGAGGGGGAGCAGCGCTCTCACAAACACAGCCGCAGTAAAGAGCGGAGCCATCGGCCACGTGAACCCAGCAACGGGAAAGACCACGGGAAACACGGGGAGTGCAAAATGAGCCAGAGCACAGAGCGATGA